The proteins below are encoded in one region of Juglans microcarpa x Juglans regia isolate MS1-56 chromosome 4D, Jm3101_v1.0, whole genome shotgun sequence:
- the LOC121260032 gene encoding increased DNA methylation 3-like isoform X2: MNVQGFVDHSQMKPSVVLTGTAKEGSNAPPVGLVDIGTSEGAYLFRVALPGVRKDQCKLKCEIQRDGRVHIEGVITRAGVLKDTSTVYQMKVQELCPSGPFTISFNLPGPVDPRLSSPTFRPDGILEVVVFKQRTPATDGRFPPP; this comes from the exons ATGAATGTACAAGGTTTTGTTGATCATTCACAAATGAAGCCATCTGTTGTTCTAACTGGAACAGCAAAGGAAGGTAGTAATGCGCCTCCCGTTGGTCTTGTTGACATTGGCACAAGTGAAGGGGCCTACCTTTTTCGAGTTGCACTTCCTGGAGTTCGAAAGGATCAAT GCAAATTAAAATGCGAAATCCAACGTGATGGTCGGGTTCATATAGAAGGAGTAATAACACGTGCAGGAGTTTTGAAAGACACGTCAACTGTATACCAGATGAAAGTCCAGGAATTATGCCCATCCGGACCATTCACCATTTCTTTTAATCTGCCTGGACCGGTGGACCCCCGATTGTCTTCTCCAACTTTCCGGCCTGATGGCATCCTGGAAGTAGTAGTTTTTAAACAAAGAACACCTGCAACAGATGGCAGGTTCCCACCTCCGTGA
- the LOC121260032 gene encoding increased DNA methylation 3-like isoform X1 — MNVQGFVDHSQMKPSVVLTGTAKEGSNAPPVGLVDIGTSEGAYLFRVALPGVRKDQSGKLKCEIQRDGRVHIEGVITRAGVLKDTSTVYQMKVQELCPSGPFTISFNLPGPVDPRLSSPTFRPDGILEVVVFKQRTPATDGRFPPP, encoded by the exons ATGAATGTACAAGGTTTTGTTGATCATTCACAAATGAAGCCATCTGTTGTTCTAACTGGAACAGCAAAGGAAGGTAGTAATGCGCCTCCCGTTGGTCTTGTTGACATTGGCACAAGTGAAGGGGCCTACCTTTTTCGAGTTGCACTTCCTGGAGTTCGAAAGGATCAAT CAGGCAAATTAAAATGCGAAATCCAACGTGATGGTCGGGTTCATATAGAAGGAGTAATAACACGTGCAGGAGTTTTGAAAGACACGTCAACTGTATACCAGATGAAAGTCCAGGAATTATGCCCATCCGGACCATTCACCATTTCTTTTAATCTGCCTGGACCGGTGGACCCCCGATTGTCTTCTCCAACTTTCCGGCCTGATGGCATCCTGGAAGTAGTAGTTTTTAAACAAAGAACACCTGCAACAGATGGCAGGTTCCCACCTCCGTGA